Proteins co-encoded in one Brassica oleracea var. oleracea cultivar TO1000 chromosome C4, BOL, whole genome shotgun sequence genomic window:
- the LOC106341751 gene encoding phosphoenolpyruvate carboxylase 2-like: protein MATAPSDVLAVELLQRECGITHPLRVVPLFEKLADLENAPASVARLFSIEWYRNRINGKQEVMIGYSDSGKDAGRLSAAWQLYKTQEELVKVAKEFGVKLTMFHGRGGTVGRGGGPTHLAILSQPPDTIHGQLRVTVQGEVIEQSFGEEHLCFRTLQRFTAATLEHGMHPPVSPKPEWRVLMDEMAVIATEEYRSVVFKEPRFVEYFRLATPELEYGRMNIGSRPSKRKPSGGIESLRAIPWIFAWTQTRFHLPVWLGFGSAFKRVIQKDAKNLNMLKEMYNQWPFFRVTIDLVEMVFAKGDPGIAALYDRLLVSEELQPFGEQLRVNYQETRRLLLQVAGHKDILEGDPYLRQRLQLRDPYITTLNVCQAYTLKQIRDPSFHVKVRPHLSKDYMESSKPAAELVKLNPKSEYAPGLEDTVILTMKGIAAGMQNTG from the exons ATGGCCACTGCTCCCTCAGATGTCCTAGCAGTTGAGCTCTTGCAACGCGAATGCGGGATCACTCATCCTCTTAGAGTCGTCCCTTTGTTTGAGAAGCTAGCGGATTTAGAAAACGCTCCTGCTTCGGTTGCACGTCTCTTCTCGATAGAGTGGTACAGAAACAGGATCAACGGTAAGCAAGAAGTGATGATCGGGTACTCTGACTCGGGCAAAGACGCTGGACGTTTATCAGCAGCGTGGCAGCTGTACAAGACGCAAGAAGAGCTTGTGAAGGTTGCGAAAGAGTTTGGAGTGAAGCTGACAATGTTTCACGGGAGAGGTGGGACTGTTGGGAGAGGAGGTGGACCTACACATCTTGCTATCTTGTCTCAGCCTCCGGATACCATTCACGGGCAGCTAAGGGTGACGGTTCAAGGAGAAGTTATAGAACAGTCTTTTGGAGAAGAGCATTTGTGTTTTAGGACTCTTCAGCGTTTCACGGCTGCTACGCTCGAGCATGGAATGCATCCACCGGTCTCTCCTAAACCGGAGTGGCGTGTACTTATGGATGAGATGGCTGTTATTGCCACTGAAGAGTACCGTTCTGTTGTCTTCAAGGAGCCTCGCTTCGTTGAGTACTTCCGTCTG GCAACACCTGAGCTTGAGTATGGAAGAATGAACATAGGAAGCAGACCATCAAAGCGAAAACCGAGTGGAGGAATTGAATCTCTACGTGCAATCCCATGGATCTTTGCGTGGACTCAGACGAGGTTTCATTTGCCAGTTTGGCTAGGCTTTGGATCTGCATTCAAACGTGTGATCCAGAAAGACGCTAAGAATCTCAACATGCTCAAAGAGATGTACAACCAGTGGCCTTTCTTCCGTGTCACAATCGATCTAGTCGAAATGGTTTTCGCCAAAGGAGACCCTGGAATCGCTGCTCTTTACGACCGTCTCCTTGTCTCTGAGGAGCTTCAACCCTTTGGTGAACAGCTTCGAGTTAACTATCAAGAGACCAGACGCCTCCTCCTCCAG GTGGCGGGTCACAAGGACATTCTTGAAGGTGATCCATACTTGAGGCAAAGGCTGCAGCTACGTGACCCATACATCACGACATTGAACGTGTGCCAAGCCTACACGCTGAAGCAGATACGTGACCCGAGCTTCCACGTGAAAGTACGACCACACTTGTCTAAAGACTACATGGAGTCTAGTAAACCAGCGGCTGAGCTAGTTAAGCTGAATCCAAAGAGCGAGTATGCACCTGGACTTGAAGACACTGTTATCCTCACCATGAAGGGTATAGCCGCCGGTATGCAGAATACCGGTTAA
- the LOC106337558 gene encoding protodermal factor 1-like gives MRGMKSLTIWAIFAAVLSQQLFASVASIKFEDEKTYYSPPDPNAGSPPSGTPPSHGGYTPTPPTPSHTPPSNCGSPPYDPTPPSHTPTPSTPSHTPSTPSHTPTPSTPSHTPTPSHTSPPCHCGTPPSHPSTPSRPSRPSHPSRPSRPSTPSNPPSGGYYSSPPPSTPVVVTPPTPIVDPGTPSTGGTPPSSGGYYSSPPPSTPVVETPPTPIVDPGTPIIGETPPTPSGGYYSSPPPSTPIVVTPPTPIVDPGTPIIGGTPPTPFIDPGTPGTPFLPAPFPPITGTCDYWRNHPTLIWGLLGWWGTVGGAFGAVSIPSSIPGFDPHMNLLQALSNTRTDAIGSLYREGTASWLNSMVNNQFPFTTSQVRDQFLAGLSSTKAATKQAQTFKLANEGRLKPRI, from the exons ATGAGAGGGATGAAGAGTCTTACCATTTGGGCTATCTTTGCTGCTGTACTCTCCCAGCAGCTCTTTGCCTCTGTTGCTTCCATAAAGTTTGAGGATGAGAAAACATACTACTCTCCTCCAGACCCAAATGCAGGATCTCCTCCCTCTG GAACTCCTCCATCACACGGAGGATACACTCCAACTCCTCCAACTCCATCACATACTCCTCCCTCTAACTGTGGAAGTCCACCTTACGACCCAACTCCTCCTTCTCACACTCCAACTCCTTCTACTCCATCTCACACTCCTTCGACTCCTTCTCATACTCCAACTCCTTCGACTCCATCTCACACACCAACTCCATCACACACTAGTCCTCCTTGCCACTGTGGAACTCCACCTTCACACCCTTCCACACCTTCACGGCCTTCAAGGCCTTCACACCCATCTAGGCCTTCACGCCCTTCCACGCCTTCAAATCCTCCTTCTGGTGGATACTACTCATCTCCTCCACCAAGTACTCCTGTCGTTGTGACACCACCAACACCCATTGTTGACCCAGGCACACCCAGTACTGGAGGAACCCCTCCTTCTTCTGGTGGATATTACTCATCTCCTCCACCAAGTACTCCAGTCGTTGAGACTCCACCAACACCTATTGTTGACCCAGGCACACCCATCATTGGAGAAACCCCACCAACTCCTTCCGGTGGATATTACTCATCTCCTCCACCAAGTACTCCCATTGTTGTAACTCCACCAACACCCATTGTTGACCCAGGCACACCCATCATTGGAGGAACCCCACCAACTCCTTTTATTGACCCTGGCACTCCTGGAACCCCCTTCCTTCCTGCTCCTTTTCCACCAATCACTGGAACATGCGA TTACTGGAGAAACCACCCTACATTGATATGGGGTCTTCTTGGCTGGTGGGGCACTGTTGGAGGAGCTTTTGGTGCAGTCAGTATTCCCAGTAGCATTCCAGGGTTTGATCCTCACATGAACCTTCTTCAGGCTCTTTCCAACACCCGCACCGATGCCATTGGATCTCTCTACCGTGAAGGCACAGCGTCTTGGTTAAACTCAATGGTCAACAATCAGTTCCCTTTCACAACCTCTCAAGTCAGAGACCAGTTTCTGGCAGGACTTTCCTCAACCAAGGCAGCCACAAAACAGGCCCAGACCTTCAAGCTTGCCAATGAAGGTCGTCTTAAGCCTAGAATCTGA
- the LOC106340232 gene encoding transcription factor PAR1-like has product MEKTLATPDTTRSLSPSCSVSVESPAAGFERRTKRRLSQTKASVCVSGEVDEDEEEVKEKIEALQRIIPGGTALGVDALFEETAGYIMSLQCKIKTIKVLTSFLQRLDKQDMKFGG; this is encoded by the coding sequence ATGGAGAAAACTCTAGCAACTCCTGACACTACTAGATCTCTTTCACCGTCATGCTCAGTGTCCGTTGAATCACCTGCCGCTGGTTTTGAGCGCAGAACCAAACGGAGACTTTCGCAGACTAAGGCAAGCGTCTGTGTGTCCGGTGAAGTAGATGAAGATGAGGAAGAGGTAAAAGAGAAGATTGAGGCGTTGCAGAGGATTATTCCAGGAGGAACGGCGCTTGGTGTGGACGCGCTCTTCGAAGAGACAGCTGGTTACATAATGTCTCTACAATGTAAGATCAAGACCATTAAAGTCCTCACTTCATTTCTCCAACGCTTAGATAAACAAGATATGAAGTTCGGAGGTTGA
- the LOC106336751 gene encoding peroxisomal and mitochondrial division factor 1-like, which yields MADDRVEKEMVNADQGSDELEKKNHELKRENLELKEKAERLTGEIEEMRAVEAEMKQSFEEMETEIEQLEEEKKGLESVSARAVELEGEVAKIHEDLVNALRDGDEREVTAAELKKELSEKVESFERFEKEAEGLRKARGEVEKKGRDLERKVGVLEVRLMEERSKKVRAEEEMREKGNQKEVEMEELKRKVSDFEMGLVKGVLEMESCEFEKKRAEEALSELKKREMELELRKEELLKKVEEGEKTLLVLNERIMEEPTTNGVRDIKDCDQECSQLQWPVAAAGSVGALGLVAATVFVVCYSKRT from the coding sequence ATGGCGGACGATCGGGTTGAGAAGGAGATGGTCAACGCTGATCAAGGAAGCGATGAACTGGAGAAGAAGAATCACGAATTGAAACGGGAGAATCTAGAATTGAAGGAGAAGGCTGAGAGATTGACAGGAGAAATCGAGGAGATGAGAGCCGTGGAAGCGGAGATGAAGCAGAGCTTCGAAGAGATGGAGACGGAGATCGAGCAGTTAGAGGAAGAGAAGAAGGGATTGGAATCTGTATCGGCCCGAGCCGTGGAGCTCGAGGGGGAGGTGGCGAAGATCCACGAAGATCTCGTCAACGCTTTGAGAGACGGAGACGAGAGGGAGGTAACGGCGGCGGAGCTGAAGAAGGAGTTGTCGGAGAAAGTTGAGAGCTTTGAGAGGTTTGAGAAGGAAGCGGAGGGTTTGAGGAAAGCGAGAGGCGAGGTTGAGAAGAAAGGTAGAGACTTGGAGAGGAAAGTTGGGGTTTTGGAAGTGAGGCTGATGGAGGAGAGGAGCAAGAAGGTTAGAGCAGAGGAGGAGATGAGGGAGAAGGGTAATCAGAAAGAGGTGGAGATGGAGGAGTTGAAGAGGAAAGTCTCCGACTTTGAAATGGGTTTGGTGAAGGGTGTGCTGGAGATGGAGAGTTGCGAGTTCGAGAAGAAGCGGGCGGAGGAAGCTTTGAGTGAATTAAAGAAGAGGGAGATGGAGTTGGAGTTGAGGAAGGAGGAGTTGTTGAAGAAGGTTGAAGAAGGTGAGAAGACGCTGCTTGTGTTGAACGAGAGGATCATGGAGGAGCCTACTACTAATGGAGTTAGAGACATAAAGGATTGTGACCAAGAATGTTCACAATTGCAGTGGCCAGTGGCTGCTGCTGGCTCGGTGGGAGCTTTGGGTTTGGTAGCAGCGACAGTGTTTGTTGTATGCTACTCAAAACGGACTTGA
- the LOC106336750 gene encoding taxadiene 5-alpha hydroxylase, protein MALEPNFLLSWIFLCIAATISSTLFFFRKKHHKFTSKKLQQPKKKLPPGEMGLPWIGETMEFYKAQKNNRVFEDFVNPRIIKHGNLFKTKIMGSPTIVVNGAEANRLILSNEFSLVVSSWPSSSVQLMGMNCIMAKQGEKHRVLRGIVANSLSYNGLESLLPNLCDTVRSHLETQWRGKEEISLYRSTKAQTFTVVFECLYGIKVELGMLEIFERVLEGVFALPVEFPCSRFARAKKARLEIESLLVEKVREKRREMEQEEGDERPNRTLFSRLVQGLIKGEITEEEVVDNMVLLVFAAHDTTSYAMAMTFKMLAQHPTCLDTLLKEHVQIKANKGEGEYLTVEDVKKMKYSWQVVRETMRLSPPIFGSFRKAVVDINYGGFTIPKGWKVLWTTYGTHYNPEIFEDPMSFNPSRFDKAVQAYTYLPFGGGPRLCAGHQLAKVSILVFLHFVVTSYDWSLVYPDETISMDPLPFPSLGMPIKISPKVSL, encoded by the exons ATGGCTCTAGAACCAAACTTCCTTCTCTCATGGATCTTCCTATGCATAGCTGCAACAATCTCCAGCACACTTTTCTTCTTCCGCAAGAAACATCACAAGTTCACATCAAAGAAGCTGCAGCAGCCCAAGAAGAAGCTTCCCCCTGGAGAAATGGGGCTTCCATGGATAGGTGAAACAATGGAGTTCTACAAAGCTCAGAAAAACAACAGAGTTTTCGAGGATTTCGTGAATCCAAGAATCATCAAGCATGGCAACCTCTTCAAGACAAAAATCATGGGCTCACCAACAATAGTAGTCAATGGAGCTGAAGCCAACAGGCTAATATTATCTAACGAGTTTAGCTTAGTTGTAAGCTCATGGCCTTCTTCTTCTGTTCAGCTAATGGGCATGAACTGCATCATGGCTAAGCAAGGGGAGAAGCATAGAGTCCTTAGAGGGATTGTAGCTAATAGCCTTAGCTACAATGGGTTAGAGTCCTTATTACCTAACCTATGTGACACCGTCCGGTCTCATCTTGAAACCCAATGGCGAGGCAAGGAAGAGATTAGTCTCTACCGTTCCACAAAGGCTCAAACCTTTACTGTGGTCTTTGAGTGTTTGTATGGGATCAAAGTGGAGCTTGGGATGTTAGAGATCTTTGAGAGGGTTCTAGAAGGAGTTTTCGCTTTGCCTGTTGAGTTTCCTTGTTCTAGGTTTGCTAGAGCGAAGAAAGCTAGGCTAGAGATTGAGTCATTGCTAGTTGAGAAGGTTAGGGAGAAGAGAAGAGAAATGGAACAAGAAGAAGGTGATGAGAGACCAAACAGAACACTATTCTCAAGGCTAGTACAAGGGTTGATCAAAGGCGAGATAACTGAAGAAGAGGTTGTAGATAACATGGTTTTGCTAGTGTTTGCAGCTCATGACACAACCTCTTACGCCATGGCTATGACTTTCAAGATGTTGGCTCAGCATCCAACTTGCCTTGACACTCTCCTTAAAG AACATGTTCAAATAAAAGCAAACAAAGGGGAAGGAGAGTACCTCACGGTTGAAGATGTGAAGAAGATGAAGTATAGCTGGCAAGTTGTTCGTGAAACAATGCGCTTATCTCCTCCAATCTTTGGTTCTTTCAGAAAAGCAGTTGTTGATATCAACTATGGAGGTTTCACTATCCCAAAAGGCTGGAAG GTACTGTGGACAACATATGGAACTCATTACAATCCTGAGATTTTTGAAGATCCGATGAGTTTTAATCCTTCAAGGTTTGATAAGGCGGTACAAGCATATACATATCTTCCATTTGGAGGAGGACCAAGGCTTTGTGCAGGTCACCAGCTAGCAAAAGTCAGCATCCTCGTTTTCTTGCATTTCGTTGTGACAAGTTATGATTGGTCCTTGGTCTATCCTGATGAGACAATCAGCATGGATCCTCTCCCGTTTCCATCTCTAGGAATGCCTATCAAAATTTCTCCCAAGGTGTCATTATGA
- the LOC106336752 gene encoding uncharacterized protein LOC106336752 — MEKIREDEEKTIGEASNSTEESRGTITERFDPVDYTEDGSKDPSNSQTANSEDHDVSEYEMEDEEVLELFRRSSSLRPKVAKTSNFPYPNKSEEMVLQFSEDTPAETEQTNVEFHSMTDTSAIAGPGAEDLDFSVILEGVRSSSDSKEDSVDSSSDSDLSSYYFDGSLPVSAYVEEPETHQDESHLPKDENQMPLLRLNQPVHQLTSWRNCCGLLELLRADDP; from the exons ATGGAAAAGATACGTGAAGACGAGGAGAAGACCATTGGAGAAGCAAGCAACTCAACTGAGGAATCGAGGGGTACAATCACTGAACGGTTTGATCCAGTGGATTACACAGAAGATGGCTCCAAGGATCCATCTAACTCACAGACGGCCAACTCTGAAGATCATGATGTCAGTGAGTATGAAATGGAAGACGAGGAGGTTCTAGAGCTTTTTAGACGTAGTAGCAGCCTGAGACCAAAGGTAGCCAAGACCAGCAACTTTCCATATCCGAACAAATCTGAAGAGATGGTACTACAGTTCTCTGAAGACACTCCTGCTGAAACAGAACAAACAAACGTAGAGTTTCATAGTATGACCGATACCAGCGCGATCGCCGGTCCAGGCGCAGAGGATTTGGATTTTTCTGTAATACTTGAAGGAGTCAGGTCATCATCAGATTCAAAAGAGGATAGTGTTGACTCATCCAGTGACTCTGACCTTTCCAGTTATTACTTTGACGGGTCCTTACCTGTTTCAGCTTATGTGGAAGAACCTGAAACCCATCAAGATGAATCTCATCTACCTAAAGATGAAAACCAG ATGCCTCTACTGCGCCTTAACCAACCCGTGCACCAACTAACTTCGTGGAGGAACTGCTGCGGACTCCTTGAGCTTCTCCGGGCTGATGATCCATAG